The following coding sequences are from one Lolium rigidum isolate FL_2022 chromosome 6, APGP_CSIRO_Lrig_0.1, whole genome shotgun sequence window:
- the LOC124668264 gene encoding Werner Syndrome-like exonuclease, translating to MATETDTFVTDVTFGQEVIATTVTSSGAAVECWIQEIRAALGDLVVGLDVEWRPSYSPSQNPVALLQLCVGRRCLIFQLLHADFVPQALSAFLADPALRFVGVGVREDVERLIDDHDLTVANAVDLRAVAVEAMQRPELRQAGLQALARAVMGADAATLQKPQRVRMGPWDAYCLSLVQIKYACIDAFVSFEVGRKLLTGDLPLPPAPEVIAAATPENSQA from the coding sequence ATGGCCACCGAGACCGACACGTTCGTCACCGACGTTACCTTCGGGCAGGAGGTGATCGCCACCACCGTGACGTCCTCCGGCGCGGCCGTGGAGTGCTGGATCCAGGAGATCCGCGCCGCCCTCGGCGACCTCGTCGTCGGCCTCGACGTCGAGTGGCGCCCCAGCTACAGCCCCTCCCAGAACCCCGTCGCGCTGCTGCAGCTCTGCGTCGGCCGCCGCTGCCTCATCTTCCAGCTCCTCCACGCCGACTTCGTGCCCCAGGCCCTGTCGGCCTTCCTCGCCGACCCCGCCCTCCgcttcgtcggcgtcggcgtgcGGGAGGACGTCGAGCGCCTCATCGACGACCACGACCTCACCGTCGCCAACGCGGTCGACCTGCGCGCCGTCGCCGTGGAGGCGATGCAGAGGCCTGAGCTCCGCCAGGCCGGCCTGCAGGCCCTCGCGCGCGCCGTCATGGGCGCGGACGCCGCGACCCTGCAGAAGCCGCAGAGGGTCAGGATGGGCCCGTGGGACGCCTACTGCCTCTCCCTCGTGCAGATCAAGTACGCCTGCATCGACGCCTTCGTCTCCTTCGAGGTCGGCCGGAAGCTGCTCACCGGCgacctgccgctgccgccggcccctGAGGTGATAGCCGCCGCGACTCCTGAAAATTCGCAGGCTTAA